GGTGATTAAGAAGCAAACCAGGTCTGACCTTTGATTGTGGGTGCTGACTAACGCTATGGGCATTTTGTTAGTTGAAGCATAAGGTCTGGCATGGTTGGGATGTTAGGGGGGAATTTATTACGCTTGGATTTAGTCATAAATTTAACCTTTTTTCGCCGGCTTTATGGCAAATTTAATTGAGAGTATATGATGATTAGCTCGTTGCAATCCCATCTCTGCAATAGCACACTGAATCCGTTGATAAAGCCTGCACGAGTTGACAGCAGTGCAAATTAAGAGTTCAGTCATCCATCTTTTAATAAAGGAAGTCGGGATAAAAAGGGAAGAGCGCCGTTTTTGTACACAACTACATGCAAATGTcgcagctgttttgttttggggttttgtgtgtgtgtgtgtgtgtgtgtgtgtgtgtgtgtgtgtgtgtgtgtgtgtgtgtgtgtgtgtgtgtgtgtgtgtgtgtgtcttattcTGAACGATCACAAACTCACTACTAGAAAAAAACATAAGAGATAAGAAAAAGCATGCCCCGAGAAATCTTGCACAAATGACCAAAGAGTTAACCGCAATACCCGCCTGTGCCGTCTCAGGACAATGCACAGCGGCACAGAGGCAGACTGGAGATCAAAATCAGCGGCGTAAAATGCACCTGAAACACGCTTTGCACTTGTTGATTGCCCAGCCTCATGACAATCCTTCGCCCTTCTCACACAGGTCGACTAGATTTTTGAGGGGGTCCCCCCCCATCTTTTTCATGCTAGGATCATTATTTTTCCTGCAGGAATTTATAACCTCGCCCGAGAAGCAGACGATTGACAGACGAGAAAACACACTGCAACAGCTGTGAGTCAAATACCGTCAGAGCACGCAGGAAAGCCAAATGACACTGGgctcatgcacacactcactccATGCTGGACACACATCGTCTCACATACCAAACAGCTAGCTTAACGATAGCTGTGGAGGGCTGGGGTAGGTCATTATACAGCCACCTAAAGCGAGGAAAAGCACAagcgtacacacaaacacacctagCCCTGGCCCTGGAGAAAGCGCCCACAACACTCTGCTAAAGTTAGCTGGCTACCAAAACTGGCTAGCTAGCTGTCAAAGTTGCCCTGTCAGTTGTCACCGGTTGCACGGCGGTGTTAGCAGGCTAACGCAAGAGCTGTCAACTTGGAGAGTTGCAGCAGCACGGCCGGGGTGTACTAACACTGACCACGGGGGAAACACTGACTGGCTCCctgagcagaagaagaagaggggaaaaaaaaccaggAGTCCCCCCTCACGCCTCAGCACAGCGAGTGGAGAACCGTGTGTCAGGGCCTGTTCACTGGGCGCAATCCCCACAACTTCAGTGCAGCTCACTTCCCCGTTAAAGTCGTCCATTTCGTGGGCCTTAGTTCAACTTCCATGCCCGTATAGCTCACTTACTCAGGGTGAAAGCTGCTGTGACGGTGGCTCTCTGTAATCCTCACGGTAGTTTTCAGAGTAACTGTCTCCCCCCTTCCTTCACCTCCTCTTCTTCGGATAGCGGGTTGCCCTCCCCCCTCGGGGATGTCCTGCGCTCCTGACGCTATCGTCCTGTGTGAAGAGCCGCTGTGACCGTGGCTTCGCCGGTGTGCCTGCGGTGCCGTGGCGTCCCTCTTCAGCTTCTCTCCGCCTTCACCCGTTCGCCTTTCTTTCGGCGGCCGAGCCAACATCCGGGACTCTCCCCTCTTTGGGTTAAGTGCCCGGAACTACTTTCACATAGACAGCTCACATGAaggtttcttttctctctctctctgtctttcaccaCCCCTGCCGCCACAGAAACTAGCGCGCGGTTAAATGCACACGCCCGCAGTGGAAAAAGCACCCGCACACACGAAAGCACTTCAATCAATAAAAATGATCCGTGATATCTGCTTTATTTATTGCGCACTGGGTGTAAATGTAGCTCAAAGTGCGCAGAAAAATAGAGGCAACATCACAGAATAAAAGCAGGAGGCGCGGGGGGGGGGTTGAATACAGTCCACATGGTCTGATaagtcacctttttttttaataaaaggtgTGTAAGTTTTAACCAGTGGCTTTATTTATACTTATTCAAAGGTTAAATCATTTAGTAAAACTGTAGCCTACTTACAAGCTCTAACAGGTTTCCAGGTCTATTAAATGGGTGTATGCTGCTTTCATTGTAATAAGTGGGTTATAAATTGTGGCAGCCATCAAGTCTGCAGATAGCTCACACGTTAATAAGATGTTAATAAAGGGTAAAATCCctagaaaatgattaaaaaatatctCTAAATCAATACAAACCTCATGCAGCatgccttttttctttaagttgctctgattattaattattaactgCTGAAACTGCAATAAGTTACTACTTGCAAAAACTTGTATGAAGCATGCCTTTTTAGGAAGTGATACCCACAGGAAGTGTAGATCAAAGATCGGATgaaagagtttaattaaaatgtgcatCTTTTAAGGAGTAGGTGTTTCAGAGAAATGAAATAGACAGTGATAAAAGACAAGCATTAGTGTTTTGAAACAGCACGATACAGGATCATCTCCATACAAAGGTGCAGTTTTAGCTCAGTTACCACAGTTGGGGGGAAAAAGACCTAAAAATAACAGGCTGGTGTTTCTAAACTTAACCCTGTACTGAATCAACCTTTACTGCAGGAGCATGTGCACACATGTAAGTGGTCCGAGCCTATGTAAATATAGCGAgcttaaaaactatttaaaatgtcCATTGCACAATGTGAACTGCACCATAAAttcacagagcaaaaaaaaaaaaaattgccagcAATAACATGACACTAATGGGCTCAGTGACCTCAATGCCCGCAATCACTTCAAAGCAGTTGTAAGCAGTATTATAACAACGGAAGGAAAAGTTTACCGTGGCATCGCCTTAATTTTCATTCATGCTTCTTCTGGGCTTTTTATATGGGATAATTTAAGAAACTGGAAGTGTGTGATAGAGGTGTGGTTGTTGTATGTGGGGAATTTGGTTGCCTTTTTTTGAATTGTTCTGTCAGTTCTTCTGCCAAAGTGTTGCAATCATTTAATTAGTGTGAAGGTTTTATGCTCACTAATATCTGGATGTCCTTTAACTCCACTCATAAAGCTCGACCTTCAACGCGGAGGCTTGCAGAGGCCATCAAAAGAGAAATATCAGCATGGCATCTTTAGTGCAAAACAGTGATTCTGAAAAAATACAAGCAATCACTACATCGATTTATGTTTTTTCCagctatttttattattaatacttTATTTAGAATTTTCCATGTCACTTATTTTCACCTAAGCTacaacatatatttttattacttagttattatcattattataattaatagTTATTTTATTAGTTATGCAAACAGATATCATATTGTTCTGATAtctagtaaaaaaaaagttatttagcTTTTACAAATGTGCATCGCATGCGCTTAAACTGGAAGGGAAAACAATGCAATTAAGTACGCACGTGAAGGTAGCAGCCGAAGTGGTGTAACTGTCCTTCCAACGGTGCAGCAGCGGCACCTGCCGGTCGATTGCGGAACTGCCGCCAATAAATCCTAAAAATATGGAACAAGACAATTGATAAACGATTAAAGTCTTAAAATAAAAGGTTTGTAGGTATACTGGCTCAGCCTGCCCTCCTCTAGCTTATGATGTGCCACTTTAGGCTGAAATAAAAAGTTTATGGTGAATAAAACTTGTATATCCCAAAATAGTTTTCACACTGACCAAGCAGTTGATTTTTGTGAGTTGTTATTGGTTAGTTTCTCAGAtgatttctttagtttttgaaAATCACAAATCCTGAAAATGGACTTTCCTTAGCTACATCtttttgtatatatgtatatatattttatataatttgtgtgtgtgcgtgtatatatatatatatatatatatatatatatatatatgagagagagagagagagagagagagagagagagagagagagagactttatTGAAACTACAACTGAACTTGttgtgttacagcagcatgataaagaaaaaaaaactagttcAGTCCACGATAAACAACAAATAagcaacacagattttaaaaagtgccaCAGGCACCTGGTAAGGGCCTTACACTATGAGATGGTGTCAtaacagtaacaacaacaacaaagaaaaaaggagatcagataataaaaaaattgtTAACTTAATGAAAAATAAGAATTTATACAACTCGCCTGTCACGTTTACATAAACTATTACATAAAAACTGTGCATTACACCTTTAACCCTTACATACTGTTCAGATCAAATTTGGatagcagtaaaaataaacatttgaaatgaaagtaacacaaacaataaaccacaaaaatattgaaatacTGTCTGTGTTCCCATCACAATTGCTCCAATTCCCACAGAGACAGACTGTCGAGTCTTTGAAACAGTGAAATAGGATGCACTTAAGGAGCAGAGTTTAGAGGACACAAGATCTGCACAGTCAGCTGGAATGCAATGAAACAATCTAAAGCTAAActaattaaaacacatttattcttAGATAAATGAGATTAAACTAGTTCTAAGCTAAGCGATTGAAAGAGGGCTTGGAAGGATCATATTGTAATGCACTTACATTTCTATAGGTCTGTTCTAGTTTTACTAGCTGCTCAGTAAgtgctttatttattaaaaaaataaatgcgtTCACAAAAGCAGACTTTTCCCTTAAACTATAAAAACATAACTTTTgcctaaaattaaaaataacagtaaaaatgttCAGATTGTCATATTTCTAATCCACTTGTTTTTGGTTtggattattattaatattcatCTTAATCTCAGATTTAAACACAAATGACATGTACAAGACAcatatatgaaataaaacatatattttgtacatatacatatattgaATTTCAAATAAACGCATTTTTGTCCTCCCCGAAAAGCTTGTATTTAAATCTTTTTCAAAACTTACCAGAAATTAGATGTACAAACGCGcaccaacatccaaagaaaaggAGCTTTCAATGATGCTGTTGCTTGTCAAACTAGTCGCACACAAAGTTCAATTCAACATTTTGTCTTTGCTCGTCGACTGTATCTGCTGATTCAGTGGGACAGTCCAGTGCAAAAAGATCCCCTTTTTGAGAGAAATTCCCCTTGTCCTCTCCGTTGATGCTCGGGTTTTATAAAGTTTGACACTTCAAGCAGGAGGGAAAAATAATTGACGCACTGCTGACTCAAAAGCAGACTACCATTTCTTTGTTTAATACCGCAAATGGCCGCTAGGGGAGCTGGAGGCGTTGTGCTGTATTTATAAAAACCAAAGAGTTGGCCTTCAGGAAGTGCACAAGTTGTTTGGAGGTATCCGAATACCAAAGTGGGGTGTTTTGAAGTTTTGTCTGTGAGTCTGAGACGTCGTTTACGTTTTATATAAGGTATTACCGCAGTTGCAAGTAACCTACAAACATCATGTAGCGCTATGTCGTGTCGCCTTTCTTATTACTGAACATTAAGTAGCCAAAGAAAGTGTCCACCTTCTACTTTGACAGCGTGTTTACTGTCGCGTGTCATTTAACCGCAAACAGGTGTGTATCACGTCAGTGTTGTGCTGTGAAGTTCACCCATACGTAACGATGATGCGAGAATATGCATTAATGTAAACTTAGCCTGTTATTCGACCTGTAAACGGATCAGTGAACAAAGCGAGGATTTTCAGGGAGGCGTGGGTTTATTTCTTCATATTCTTCTTCTCATTAGTCAGCTGTAACATTTGGAAACCACAGGCTATGGGACAAACAGCTATAGATACAAATATAGGTAAGACATAATATCAGAAATACCACGATATAAAAACAGACTGTAAAAATGTGGACAGTTTAAGTTATTGCACCTATATGTTTAAACACTTTTGGCACTTTGCTAGAGAAACTAAGCAGAGCTCTTTGAGGGACAGAGGCCTATACAGTCAGGACAAGTAGATGATTAGTGTTGGTTGAACCTGTATAAATGTTAAATGACGACAACATTTTAAGATCTAGCCCCCCTGGTGACCTTGAATTTGATAAGCAGAAGGGGGTGGATGGATGCATCCACCCCACCTAATAAAGTGTGAATTCAGTTTACTTTATGCTTATGTATTgcacattttggatttttttcttaaattttatGTAAATGTACAACGATCATGGCCATCCAGCACACCATTAATTCTTGTTACCGTCAGGTAGACGTTACAGGAGGATGGCTGCACGTACATTTACAGTGCTTAATAAATTCAGCAGATCGTCACCCAGAGTAATGCTTATGCTACACTGGCCTAAATTTAAAGTATTGGCAATTTTTTATCTTTCTGTAATGATTAACCCACCAGTATGCACAAGTCCTTTAatcaaaataatatttacaatactataatacaataatacaaatattatttttatccaTGAATTTTCAAATGCGCTGTTTtaccaaaaaaagagaagaaaatagtGAAGCACAGAATTAACAGTCTTCATTAACTGTCATTTTCTAAATACTGAAcgggaaaatgtagtttttgtgGTTAAATGTCACGCTTTGGGTGTAAAATTATCAgcattattttaatattgtccCAGTCAGCTTTATTAAAGTAGGCCCAGTGTGATTTATAACTGTACATCCATAAATTTGTGACCTGCAGAAACCAACAGCGAGGTAATCTGATACTGAAATGTCCCACTTTGAAAACAGACCTGTCACTGGAGACTGTTGAATCACATTAGGCATCACTTAAAGATGCCTCCTTCTTCTCTCTTGTCAGGTGATGGCTGAACCCAGAATATCATCTATTGATGGGAAGTTAGCAGAAGAATTTGCTGTTCCCTCCCATGTGGAGGAGGTCAAAGAGAAGATGGCTGCTTTTGCCAGCTTTCATGCAGAAGCAGGCCGAAAGGTGGTTCTCATCACTTCAGGAGGCACCAAGGTTCCCCTGGAGTCCCGCACTGTTCGCTTCCTCGATAACTTCAGCAGCGGCAGGCGAGGAGCCTCCTCTGCAGAGTATTTCATAGACTCTGGTTATGCAGTCATTTTCCTACACAGGCATCGCTCACTCTACCCCTACACACGGATGTTTTTAACCATCAACATGCTGGACGCTCTGGAGTTTCAAGGTGGAGGAGCGCCTGGTAATACTGGTGAAGTGGTGGTTAATCAGCAGGTGCTGCCGAACATTGCCAAAGTACTGAAGAGATACGAGGAGGTGAAAAAAAGCAGACTTCTTCTGCCTATCGAGTTCAGCACTCTGTCAGAGTATCTGCACCTACTCAAAGCAGCAGCGCAGGCTCTCAGCAAAATAGGTAACAGCAGGTTAAAGGCCTGAGCTGTGGCTTTGTCTAACATACGTTCAAAACATCTTCACAAGTGTTTGTTCTGCCCTTAGGATCAAAGGCTATGTTTTACTTGGCTGCAGCAGTGTCTGATTTCTACATCCCAGCATCTGAGATGCCTGAACACAAAATCCAGTCTTCCAACGGACCTCTtcaggtgagggtggggggaaATGGTGTTATTGGTCTGCTTTTTATTCACCACTTCAGTTCGGAGGTGTGTAAAAGGAAGCATGAGATGTGAGTACGAAGGGGGTTCACTGCTTACGGGGGAATATTGCCATGGTAACATATGCTGCTAACCTAATGATAATTAGAGAGTCATCGTTCCTGGAAGATCCCCAGACCTCTGTGTACGGATACCACAGTGTCTTTGTGTCTGATGAGCATCAGtaagaaatacagatacttggatgaagctttattttttcctgttggttgcaaataattttacttttattgttaTATAAGCATCAATATATGGTCCTAAAACCGAACACTAATTTATACTTACAGCTAGGGAATAAACTCCAGGCTGTGAACCCTTACGCttgcggtccccaacccccggggcatggtccgtgagtcgtttggtaccgggccccGAGAGTCGAAGCTTGGGTGTGAAATTTGTAGTTTccctgggttttttttaccgtgttgtagttgtgtcttattttgaaagaaatatttatacattaccatagcgaccagagagcattaaaggGCAGAGAGGAAGATCTTACTCTTAATGTTGTTGgagcatttcaggaggacgctgctaatgaAGTTCCACAATTACACAGTTAATTTGCGTTTATTATATTTAGAAAataccagtttttgtcttggtcatataattttattttgttgtatttatccgcgacaccttaaaggccggtctgtgaaaatatggtctgacattaaaccggtccgtggagCAAAACGGGTTGGGGAACTGCTGCGTTAAACAGCTGCACATACTTTCAATTCAGCAGTTGTTATTGTTGCTCCTCTCAGCTGCTGAATTACATTTTCCTGTGCGTATGCCTCTTTAGTCTTGCCAGTAATTACAATTTTTCTTCTGCCCTTCAGCTGAGCATGAAAATGGTCCCCAAGATATTGTCCCCACTGGTGAAAGAATGGGCACCTCAGGCATTTGTCATATCCTTCAAACTCGAGACTGATGCGTCGATCCTGCTGGACAAGGCTCGACGAGCTCTGGATACCTACAGGCACCAAGCAGTGGTGGCCAACGTACTGGACTCTAGGCGGGGTTATGTGGTGGTGGTGACCCTTGAGACTCAGGCTGAGCTAATCCTAACTGAGGAGGATGTGAAGAATGAGGTGGAGATAGAAGAGAGGATAGTCAGCAACTTGACGTCGGCGCATGACAACTTCATAACTCAACAAGTGGCTTGATAGAACGTATCTGCATGTCTGAGCAGCTTTAAGTTGTGTCTGTATTCTTACGTGATCCACATTGGGCTGCAATTCATACCTGCCTGTTCTGCTGGCAAGTTACTGTATATTCAGTATGCTCTACTGTTGCAAAACCTTAGCGACAACTGTAAGTCACATcttctttgtttgttgtgtgtgttctAAGAATGAACCTCGAAGCATTAAACGCAGTCTCTGTAGAGGGACAATATCcaggttttaaaatgtttattcacACTTTCTAGTAATCAGAAAAGCAGTTTCAAGTTTTAAAACAATGACAATATTTTCTTTCCTGCAAGGTTTTCcaataataaacatttaaaatcacaGTCCACTGGTACTGGTTCAATCTCACTGCCACACTTGGCAGCATATTCTGGACTCGGTTACTTGAGTTTGACACTCTTCTTGACACCAGCACGAATACCAGACAGCTCTCCGCTGTATCTCGTCTCTTCGTGACGAACCTCTCGGACCTGGCGAAACGATAAGCAGCAATTTTAAAACGCATCGCAGAAATGTGTGTCACAATCCAGCACATCCTCTTTAAGAGTCTTCAGACAATCCCTGAAATCCTTGCTCAACGATGTAATAAATCATGTTGAATACAGACCTGTCCCTTTCTGCGGATTTTAGCCCGTCTGAACTTCTCTCTGTGCTTGACTCTGGGATTACGGTCAATTTTCTTCCTTTTCGGCGTGAGCCCCTTGTTCTTGGCCATCTGTGGAATTGTTAGACAAACATAATTAATACAATTCAGAAATCAGTGTCACACACTGGATCTAGAAAACTTGAAGGAGGAGAATCCAGAGATGTAAACACGCAGTGCTGTGGAGAACACTTTAAAGCTTGCACTTACGTACTTTTAAAGGATAATTAAGCTGAATTTTGCAAACACGCTCTCTGAAGCTGTAGCAAAACAACTTGATATGCACACTACAATCCATTTTCTTGAACTAGAGCTAGATAAAATCTTTAGTGTACTACTGCGAGTGCCCAGCAGATGGCACTCAATCACGTTTATTAACACCAGTACTTCCAAAAGTGTAGTTTAGACTCCATTCTCCAACAACCGTAATGGCAAATAAATGACTACTTCAAGAAGTTAAgttgttcatttttaacattttcagttatttaattggGTCGAAATTATTAATCTGTTATCCAACTACAATCCTTTGTATATTTATCAATTACATATACAATAtagacatgatttttttttatttatttatttttttaaaatacctaGAGGTCAAAATGAGTAAGCATACAAAGACATATGCTTGTGtaacactaaaaaaaacaaatgtatccaTAGTTATAAAATGTAATGCTTGGATAATTATTAAACAAGCTGTGGCATATGCTACAGTTATCAGTGGGCTCCATCCATTAAATTTCTGCTGTAAGTACTCATGTTTTGTGCAAATACATGACTGTATCACTCAGTACCTGGTAAGTGATTCCTCTCTTTGCATTTGGATCcaattcttcctcttcttcattcTCCTCCATCCTGTAACACAAAGATTTTCTTAATGTTTCACTCTCCTGGTTGATTTTACCTTATATAAATTTGATTCAGTACTACCAAAATATCCAATATGGCTCTTTTGGTGAATACTCTACCAGAGGCACAGTGTCATTTTGGCAACTGAACACCAGTCTGTCCTGTAACTGCTCTCTACATGTTTAGAGCCAAGCCACACATATTTCAGCTCCCCAATAATACTGGTGTTTAAATAGAACTGAACCACTCAGAGGGATGTAAGACTTTAGAGTGAGCAGAGcagtttgcagtgtttcagGCTTCTGAAAAATTTCAGTGCATTTCCCAATACTATAGTATATCAAATGTGCTACATCGTGACATCTATTGCAACATGCAAGTCGGCACGGATTCCTGTTATTCTGACCCCAAATCCTCTGCATATCAAAGACACATCCCATGAGTACACTTCCTGTACTTTTACTGCAAGTTAAAAAGTGCATACTTACATTTCATCTTCTGGATTATTGCCCTTCCTCTTTAATTTTAACCGTTCCTCTGCCTCTTTGTAGAAGCGTAGAGCTTCTTCCTCATCCAGGTCAGAGTCTGACTCCTCCTCGGGCACAGCTTCTCCAGATTCCTGTATCCAGTGGGTGCgtgcacacatacgcacacattaGCAATCAATATAAAAGTTAAACGTCGGCACTAGGGGTCATCTGAGGATGCTCTTTATGTATATCAATGTTGTCGAAGAGTGTCCTCAGATAACCCCTGGTGCAGACGTAATATAGTAGTATATTAATGTTGTTCTCTTACCTTTTCCTTCCTGTTTGAAACTTTAGACTTCTTGCCTTCTGCTTGCTTGCTTCCTGCCTTATTTTCCTCTCCACCAGCTAGTAGCTGGCGAAACTCTGGAGCGAGCCGAGCATCTACTGCGCCTAGTTCATTGATGAGCTGCAAGCAGGCATCAGAGACTCAGTaagacattttgcattttgtggATTTTTGTGATCAGCTTTGTAGGATGTGTGTCAGGAGAGATTTCATAATCGTGTGTCTCATGGTGCTGGTTTGGAGTGTCAATACAGTGAAATCACAAATAAAAGATGCCGACCAAAGTAACAAACGCACAGTAAAAGATTTTGGCTTTTAGTTGCAACAAACAGCTACTATTTTAACCCCTGTGAACCTGACCTGCTGAGCCTGAAGTATCTCACTGATGCCGTTtatttacactcaacaaaaatataaacgcaacacctttgttactgctcccattccccatgggatggacgtagagacctaaaattcattccagatacacaatataaccatccctcccaaacagtggtcacaaatcagtccaaatgtgtggtagtgggcacatctgctatattgagataatccatcccacctcacaagtgtgccacatcaggatgctgatctgacatcatgagtagtgcacaggtgtacctcagactgcccacaacaaaaggccaccctggaatgtgcagttttttgcgctattgggggtctggggacccagaaccggtcagtatctggtgtgaccaccatttgcctcatgcagtgcaacacatcgtcgcatggagtccatcagattgtcaattgtggcctgtggaatgttggtccactccacttcaatggctgtgcgaggttgttggatattcgtgggaactggtacacgctgtcgtatacgccggtcaagcacatcccgaacatgctcaatgggtgacatgtccggtgagtatgctggccatgcaagaactggaacattctcagctgccatctgccctgaacaatgtgaaccatgattcatccgtgaagcgcacacttctccaacgtgccagacgccatcgaatgtgagcatttgcccacacaagtctgttacggcgacgagctggagtcaggtcaagaccccgatgaggacgacgggcatgcagttgagcgtccctgagacggtttctgacagtttgcgcagaaattgtttggttgtgcaaaccaattgttccagcagctgtctgggtggctggtctcagacgatcttggaggtgaacctgctggatgtggaggtcctgggctggtgtggttacacgaggtctgcggttgtgaggccggttggatgtgctgccatattctctgaaacgcctgtggagacggcttatggttgagaaatgaacattcaatgcacgggcgacagatctggttgacattcctgctgtcagcatgccaattgcacgctccctcattgtggcattttgctgtgagacaaaactgcacattccagggtggccttttgttgtgggcagtctgaggtacacctgtgcactactcatgatgtcagatcagcatcctgatgtggcacacctgtgaggtgggatggattatttgggactgatttgtgaccactgtttgggagggatggttatattgtgtatctggaatgaattttaggtctctacgtccatcccatggggaatgggagcagtaacaaaggtgttgcgtttatatttttgtt
This DNA window, taken from Astatotilapia calliptera chromosome 5, fAstCal1.2, whole genome shotgun sequence, encodes the following:
- the ppcs gene encoding phosphopantothenate--cysteine ligase — protein: MAEPRISSIDGKLAEEFAVPSHVEEVKEKMAAFASFHAEAGRKVVLITSGGTKVPLESRTVRFLDNFSSGRRGASSAEYFIDSGYAVIFLHRHRSLYPYTRMFLTINMLDALEFQGGGAPGNTGEVVVNQQVLPNIAKVLKRYEEVKKSRLLLPIEFSTLSEYLHLLKAAAQALSKIGSKAMFYLAAAVSDFYIPASEMPEHKIQSSNGPLQLSMKMVPKILSPLVKEWAPQAFVISFKLETDASILLDKARRALDTYRHQAVVANVLDSRRGYVVVVTLETQAELILTEEDVKNEVEIEERIVSNLTSAHDNFITQQVA